A region from the Cryptosporangium arvum DSM 44712 genome encodes:
- a CDS encoding CPBP family intramembrane glutamic endopeptidase — MSVSAEHKLMTRPGTTRQVRPGWTEIVVGLVVLAVLAYGFPILLQWVGADDAMGPIAFGVILAAVSGVAGLIAFAVAVRVRVRDRSVFGVRRTTGRWVLVGVAGGLVALVVSRAITYAVLMLFGPAENVQQSYADAAGGGVLAATLSVVFLAVLTPIGEEFLFRGIVTTALLRYGAAIGVVGSAAVFAVMHGLNIVFITAFVVGIVAAELRRRSGSIWPGVVVHVVNNLVAQLLLVVLAVAA; from the coding sequence ATGTCCGTGAGCGCGGAGCACAAGCTCATGACCAGGCCCGGCACCACCCGGCAGGTGAGGCCGGGCTGGACCGAGATCGTCGTCGGACTGGTCGTTCTCGCCGTCCTCGCGTACGGGTTCCCGATCCTGCTCCAGTGGGTCGGAGCCGACGACGCGATGGGCCCGATCGCGTTCGGGGTGATCCTGGCCGCGGTCTCCGGCGTCGCGGGCCTGATCGCCTTCGCGGTGGCGGTCCGGGTCCGCGTCCGCGACCGGAGCGTGTTCGGAGTCCGGCGGACCACCGGGCGCTGGGTGCTGGTCGGGGTGGCCGGCGGGCTCGTCGCTCTCGTGGTGTCCCGGGCGATCACCTACGCCGTCCTGATGCTCTTCGGCCCGGCCGAGAACGTCCAGCAGAGCTACGCCGACGCCGCCGGGGGCGGAGTCCTCGCGGCCACGCTCTCGGTGGTGTTCCTGGCCGTGCTCACCCCGATCGGCGAGGAGTTCCTGTTCCGCGGGATCGTCACGACGGCGTTGCTGCGTTACGGCGCGGCGATCGGCGTCGTCGGAAGCGCGGCGGTCTTCGCAGTCATGCACGGCCTCAACATCGTCTTCATCACCGCGTTCGTCGTCGGGATCGTCGCGGCCGAACTGCGTCGGCGCAGCGGGTCGATCTGGCCCGGCGTCGTGGTGCACGTCGTCAACAACCTGGTCGCGCAGCTCCTGCTCGTCGTCCTGGCGGTGGCCGCGTGA
- a CDS encoding transglycosylase domain-containing protein: MIRRIVFLCVVALVVGLAFVYRAVELPPILPAPQATTVTYADGSGPVAVFASENRRNVRLDDVPRIVQDAVLAAEDAGFRTNDEGVSVTGIARALVGLVTGDESAGGGSTITQQYVRNALDLTRDRSYTRKAKELVLARKLAASTSKDTILEGYLNTIYFGRRAFGVQAAALAYFGVDAADLSVEQGAVLAAAIKDPTNFDPRIKADSARGRWNYVLDQMVRSKFLGATERAALAYPTTLPRQTPNGALRSGWQGVLGARIEQDLRRILPERALYTGGYTVTTTLDASLQQKTATAARTLVRGRDPRISAAVVSIAPDSGEVRAYYAGEAGYGNFDPAKAAHPAGATFKPFILATSIEYGGGLVYPGPDNLGAYLETTKFDPRVTARFARDAGITAISGAPPLTGPALESIRAGHPAVSVFDQAVGYATLANRGVARRPYLIEKVTAPDGTVVWQHGSASKPDKPILDQRALDYTGVLLAKAYGDGSDLAAQPGVADGNTDVWMCGWRSDVATAVWVGSTGDAFALPKKERFFAEAIFFDVMRVHRRTSGEEKGAQDYEAKTRAGGADTRSR, encoded by the coding sequence ATGATTCGGCGAATCGTGTTCCTGTGCGTCGTGGCGCTCGTCGTGGGTCTGGCCTTCGTCTACCGCGCCGTCGAACTGCCGCCGATCCTGCCCGCCCCGCAGGCCACCACCGTCACCTACGCGGACGGCAGCGGCCCGGTGGCCGTGTTCGCGTCGGAGAACCGCCGGAACGTGCGCCTCGACGACGTGCCGCGGATCGTCCAGGACGCCGTCCTCGCCGCCGAGGACGCCGGGTTCCGCACGAACGACGAAGGGGTGTCGGTCACCGGGATCGCGCGGGCCCTCGTCGGCCTGGTCACCGGGGACGAGAGCGCGGGCGGCGGCTCGACGATCACCCAGCAGTACGTGCGCAACGCGCTGGATCTCACCCGCGACCGCAGCTACACCCGGAAGGCGAAGGAGCTCGTGCTCGCCCGCAAGCTGGCCGCGTCGACGTCGAAGGACACGATCCTGGAGGGCTACCTCAACACGATCTACTTCGGCCGCCGGGCCTTCGGGGTGCAGGCCGCCGCGCTGGCCTACTTCGGCGTCGACGCCGCCGACCTGAGCGTCGAACAGGGCGCCGTCCTGGCCGCGGCGATCAAGGACCCGACGAACTTCGACCCGCGGATCAAGGCCGACAGCGCGCGCGGCCGCTGGAACTACGTGCTCGACCAGATGGTGCGCAGCAAGTTCCTCGGTGCCACCGAACGGGCCGCGCTCGCCTACCCGACGACGCTGCCCCGGCAGACGCCGAACGGCGCGCTGCGCTCCGGGTGGCAGGGGGTGCTCGGCGCCCGGATCGAGCAGGACCTCCGCCGGATCCTTCCCGAGCGGGCGCTGTACACGGGCGGCTACACGGTCACGACCACGCTCGACGCGTCGCTCCAGCAGAAGACCGCGACCGCGGCGCGCACGCTGGTGCGGGGCCGGGACCCGCGGATCAGCGCCGCCGTGGTCTCGATCGCTCCGGACAGCGGCGAGGTGCGCGCCTACTACGCCGGCGAGGCCGGCTACGGCAACTTCGACCCCGCGAAGGCCGCGCACCCGGCCGGGGCCACGTTCAAGCCTTTCATCCTGGCGACGTCGATCGAGTACGGCGGCGGGCTCGTCTACCCCGGCCCGGACAACCTCGGGGCGTACCTGGAGACGACGAAGTTCGATCCGCGGGTGACCGCCCGGTTCGCGCGCGACGCGGGCATCACCGCGATCAGCGGGGCACCCCCGCTCACCGGCCCGGCCCTGGAGAGCATCCGGGCCGGGCACCCCGCCGTGTCGGTGTTCGACCAGGCCGTCGGGTACGCGACCCTGGCCAACCGCGGCGTCGCCCGCCGGCCGTACCTGATCGAGAAGGTGACGGCCCCGGACGGCACCGTCGTCTGGCAGCACGGTTCCGCGTCGAAGCCGGACAAGCCGATCCTCGACCAGCGGGCGCTCGACTACACCGGCGTGTTGCTGGCGAAGGCCTACGGCGACGGATCCGATCTGGCCGCCCAGCCGGGCGTCGCGGACGGCAACACCGACGTCTGGATGTGCGGCTGGCGCTCCGACGTGGCCACCGCGGTCTGGGTCGGCAGCACCGGCGACGCGTTCGCCCTACCGAAGAAGGAACGCTTCTTCGCCGAGGCGATCTTCTTCGACGTGATGCGCGTGCACCGTCGGACGTCCGGCGAGGAAAAGGGAGCGCAGGACTACGAGGCGAAGACGCGGGCCGGCGGGGCGGACACGAGGTCCCGGTAG
- a CDS encoding YybH family protein — protein MDDNDPARSDVLALTTVAAEHPHVFARAFATGDGAIVDAVYEPRGVLVTAPGRCTRTSDGRIEGNRRVLDLGLPITVEPRHVYVADDIALLIVDWTIDGTDAGGEHVHLEGTATDVARRGADGCWRYVIDNPFGTVR, from the coding sequence ATGGACGACAACGATCCGGCCCGTTCCGACGTTCTCGCGCTGACCACGGTCGCCGCCGAGCATCCGCACGTCTTCGCGCGCGCCTTCGCCACCGGCGACGGCGCGATCGTCGACGCGGTGTACGAGCCGCGTGGCGTCCTGGTCACCGCGCCGGGGCGATGTACCCGCACCAGCGACGGGCGGATCGAGGGCAATCGTCGCGTCCTCGACCTGGGTCTGCCGATCACGGTCGAACCACGACACGTGTACGTCGCCGACGACATCGCCCTGCTGATCGTGGACTGGACGATCGACGGCACGGACGCCGGCGGCGAACACGTCCACCTGGAGGGCACCGCGACCGACGTCGCCCGCCGCGGCGCCGACGGGTGCTGGCGCTACGTGATCGACAACCCGTTCGGCACGGTGCGCTGA
- a CDS encoding winged helix-turn-helix transcriptional regulator — protein MEVALAAIGGRWTTLVLRDLVRGPLSFGDLRRGLPTVSAKVLTERLTRLQESGLVERRRTAGFPPRTIYRLTAAGRELEPLLVELYRTGAALLEKA, from the coding sequence GTGGAGGTCGCGCTCGCGGCGATCGGCGGACGCTGGACGACGCTGGTGCTGCGTGACCTCGTGCGCGGGCCGCTGTCGTTCGGCGATCTGCGGCGCGGGCTGCCCACGGTGAGCGCGAAGGTGCTCACCGAACGGTTGACTCGTCTGCAGGAGAGCGGTCTGGTCGAGCGGCGACGGACCGCCGGGTTCCCTCCCCGGACGATCTACCGTCTCACCGCGGCCGGCCGGGAGCTCGAACCGCTCCTGGTCGAGCTGTACCGGACCGGAGCGGCCCTCCTCGAGAAGGCCTGA
- a CDS encoding aminotransferase class V-fold PLP-dependent enzyme: MRPPTAPSLLERIRAGRIGTGQTLDGPFGPRRITYADDTATGQALDFVEDFIRERVLTQYANTHSEASATGAQTTALRDEARSIIHRSVGGGPDHVVLFCGSGVTAAVAKLVGILGLRLPADLGRHIPSHLRPVVFVGPYEHHSNELPWRESIADVVTIAPDRSGNVDLDALRDALSAHSDRPLRIGSFSAASNVTGLRADTAAVSALLRQHGALSVWDYATAGPYLPISMHDKDAIFLSPHKFVGGPQTAGVLVVDERLITAPVPVDPGGGTVLYVTPTDHRYVSDPVTREEGGTPAIVESIRAGLVFAVKDAVGTDVIEERERELWRRVRQRWSAEERIEMLGDPTADRLPIVSFQIRTDADRYLHHGFVAVLLNDLFGIQARSGCSCAGPYGHRLLGIDDELSRRFTEQLAAGWEGIKPGWTRLNFHYAASDDDADYLIEAVLLVARHGARLLADYRFDARTGRWTHQGHAPARLHLTDLRLGADGRVTWPPGPPTTPESARPDHLEQAYRLLTGRTEPVDGSFPDLPEDFEKLRWFLLPDPCLRPDT; the protein is encoded by the coding sequence ATGCGCCCGCCGACAGCCCCGTCCTTACTGGAGCGCATCCGGGCCGGGCGCATCGGAACCGGTCAGACGCTCGACGGGCCGTTCGGGCCGCGTCGGATCACCTATGCCGACGACACCGCGACCGGGCAGGCGTTGGATTTCGTCGAGGACTTCATCCGGGAGCGGGTTCTCACGCAGTACGCGAACACGCACAGCGAGGCGTCCGCGACCGGGGCGCAGACCACCGCGCTGCGTGACGAGGCCCGGTCGATCATCCACCGCAGCGTCGGGGGCGGACCGGATCACGTGGTGCTCTTCTGCGGGTCGGGGGTCACGGCCGCGGTGGCCAAGCTCGTCGGAATACTCGGGCTGCGTCTGCCGGCCGACCTCGGCCGACACATCCCGTCGCATCTCCGCCCGGTGGTCTTCGTCGGGCCGTACGAGCACCACTCCAACGAGCTGCCGTGGCGCGAGTCGATCGCCGACGTCGTCACGATCGCGCCGGACCGCAGCGGGAACGTCGACCTCGACGCGTTGCGCGACGCGCTGAGCGCCCACTCCGATCGTCCACTGCGGATCGGGAGTTTCTCCGCGGCCTCGAACGTCACCGGGCTCCGGGCCGACACCGCGGCGGTCTCGGCGCTGCTGCGTCAGCACGGCGCCCTGTCGGTGTGGGACTACGCCACAGCCGGTCCGTACCTGCCGATCTCGATGCACGACAAGGACGCGATCTTCCTCTCGCCGCACAAGTTCGTGGGCGGGCCGCAGACCGCCGGTGTGCTCGTCGTCGACGAGCGCCTGATCACCGCGCCGGTGCCCGTCGACCCGGGTGGCGGCACCGTGCTGTACGTGACCCCGACCGATCACCGCTACGTGTCCGATCCGGTCACCCGGGAAGAAGGAGGCACCCCGGCGATCGTCGAGTCGATCCGGGCCGGGCTCGTGTTCGCGGTCAAGGACGCGGTCGGCACCGACGTCATCGAAGAGCGCGAGCGGGAGCTGTGGCGGCGGGTCCGGCAGCGCTGGTCGGCCGAGGAGCGCATCGAGATGCTCGGCGACCCGACCGCCGACCGCCTGCCGATCGTCTCGTTCCAGATCCGTACCGACGCGGACCGGTATCTGCATCACGGCTTCGTGGCGGTCCTGCTCAACGACCTGTTCGGGATCCAGGCCCGCAGTGGCTGCTCCTGCGCGGGCCCGTACGGGCATCGCCTGCTGGGCATCGACGACGAGCTGTCCCGCCGGTTCACCGAGCAGCTCGCCGCGGGCTGGGAGGGCATCAAGCCCGGTTGGACCCGGCTGAACTTCCACTACGCCGCCTCGGACGACGACGCCGACTACCTGATCGAGGCGGTGCTCCTGGTGGCCCGCCACGGAGCGCGGTTGCTGGCCGACTACCGCTTCGACGCCCGGACCGGTCGCTGGACCCACCAGGGGCACGCGCCGGCCCGGCTGCACCTGACCGACCTGCGGCTCGGCGCGGACGGCCGGGTCACCTGGCCGCCGGGGCCGCCGACGACACCGGAGAGCGCGCGACCGGACCATCTGGAGCAGGCGTACCGCCTCCTGACCGGGCGCACGGAACCCGTCGACGGCAGCTTCCCCGACCTGCCGGAAGACTTCGAAAAACTGCGCTGGTTCCTGCTCCCGGACCCCTGCCTCCGTCCCGACACCTAG